GTTGATAGGGATttgaactcttttttttttgtacttatATTTGTTTTCacatttgagtttgaatttctttttgtgtttaaattagTTCTTGAACTTGACATTGTTTTTATATTGGAGCGTGAACTTGGTAATTATTGCATGTAAGGTTTTCATGGAAATACCACAAATTAATTTGGACAGATCAAGTCTCAATACGGaaataattgtcaagttcagggtttaatttgactaatttacctatataaataatgaaaagaccATTCGGTCGGGATATTCGTAGTTTATACAATGTTACTTTTCACCAATGCGGTTTAATTCAATtgagaaattattgaaatttcattctttttataaaatagtaaatattattatgatttttgagaatatttgttattttataattttataaaatctagaaaatacaTTTAATGAAAATTCGTGGGTGTgccataatttattatatatttatattatcattttaattcactAATTGGACACTAACTGCAAAATTaccaaatgattaaatttttaaaacagaCGTCTtgtattaaaaagtaaaaatttctcTAGTCCctcttaatttcaaaattgagcaaattggttttttttttaaaatagagtaATTTAATACTtgtcaatttcaaaagtgagcAACTAATGACACTTAATcacaaagttaatattttcatcaattgtacatgattttgattgctataataacaaatttagcacCTAAAGTTtacacattttgtcaatttggtcctaattcaatTAGTTTATCCCACAATACGTGTCAATGTTGAGGCCGAATTTGTTgaactttttagaattaaggccaaaatgacaaaatatgtaaacatcgaaggctaaatttattaatttaccattCAAAATTAGGTACAATTGACAAAAGACATTAACACTAGTTGCTCACTTTCGAAATTaacaattattaattattgtaatttttttgagatGGACCAATTTGCCCGATTTCGGAATTGAAAGGGATTGGAGAGGCCATTTTTACTGGGGTTAAATCCCTATTTAGGGCTTAAACTTGGCTACAACTCCTACATTGgagcttgaacttttttttgttgttcAAGTTAGTCCTTGAACTTGATAATTATTCCCACGTTACAAACTGAACTAGGCTATTGTTCCCatattaaaacttaaacttgacaattgttcctGACAACATCGGCAATGaacttcaattaaaaacaatgtCAGAGGTCCCTAAAAGTCCCTTCAATATTAATGATGCACAAAACCAATCCTCCGACACTAAATCTGGCCCGACCTCCTTCGGAACTTCCTGAAAATGAAATGtcacaaaaacaaaactaaatgaAACAACTGAGAAAAACACTAAAAAGCTACTACTACTAACACCgttattgattttaaagaaaatagagCATACTATTATCACCACCACCACTTTCAAAGAAAGCAGAACGATTTTTTATTTACACATTCTTCCGCTCGATAGCCCTAGACGAAAGGGGGTTAGCAAGGGCCTTGCCCCACTCCCGAATGGGAAATTGCTTCtttagatttataaaatttaaagttaatataaattatagttTGGCCctccaaaatattaaaatttcaatttaatcattttgaaaaccataaaaatataaacaatccAAGGATGAAATTGCTAAAAATAGAGAAGAACCAAAAGAAACTTTCAAAGAagaatgaagagaaaaataataaagaaaatctatgatttaaaaaaaaatgaaaatgcttTGGGTTACGCCAAACTGATGTATCCTTATAATGGTAATAACAATGACTAGTTCCTTTTACCCAATTGAGTTATACAATCAACTAAATCACATTACATCTTGTTTAATCaaatccaaattttcaattaattatcatgtataaaaatattttcatatttaatattttagaaattttgcctcgttttttaaagttaaatttagttACTAATCTTTCAAACGAGTGAAATTGTTTATAAGAGAAATCTTGACTAACTATGCTAGCGTGACAACTCaatggtaatatatgtatacttCATCTGAGATGACCCTATTTGTCTTATATATCACGTcaaaaaaatgattataaaaaaatcaaaataaattataaaaagtttataaaaattagcATGAAGTACACGTGAATTGTTATGCAAgctgtaatttttaaaatttaatgttttagtcaatattttcattaaaatttagcttaaataataataatatgaatttctattaaatacaaataaccaaataaaattGGGAAATTCCATTTGATATACGAAATGTTCAAATTTATACAATAAGAAAAGTAGTAAGTGTTAGTAGTTACCAATTAGCTAACTCCTACAATAAGAAAAGTACTAACTTCTCATTCTCATCATTGTCAAACTATGAAATTTGATTGTGTAACACTATTTCTATAATTccaattcaaagaaaaaaaattataggtctaattattgttttagtcctttattatgttgaaacttgagatttaatctctctatattagtaatttaatccctttacttCTGTAATGTTCTTAATAGGTCTAGATTGATTAGTTGCCTTTTTTGGTAAGAAAAACAACCTTTTAAGTATTCTATTGGCAAATAAATTTAGGTTTACATGCAAAATGGACCTCAAATTTATGGCTTTCTCACTTAGGTGCTTgaagttattttttaatattatgtcgGAAGTTGAGATTTAGTCCCTCTGTGTTATTTGATccctctacttttataatgttgttAGTGGATCCAAATTGATAACAGTATTAGTTGTTGTTAGAGTGattatgtagattttttttataagaaaaatagcCTTTTTAAGTATTCTATTGTCAAATAAATTTAGGTTTAAATGCAAAAATAGTaactaaagtttttttttgtcaaaatagtACCTAAAGCATCAATTTCGTCGCATTTTACCTCAGAAAATAATACCAGTTAATAAGATTATGGCATGTGACATGTTCTTATTGGATATCGTACACTTTTTGGGTAAAACGAGACGAAATTGATAGCTTAGGTATcacttgacaaaaaaaaaaaaaaagaagatacatAAGTGGAAAAGTTGGTGTAGTTTGGGAGGTAAATTTGTAGTTAAGCCGTAAATAAATTATTGGTTGAACATGATTAATTGGATTTTCATACGGCCCTGATTGTatcattgaataataaaattaaaatttaaaaaaaaaaaagaaatttcacTCCATGGTGTTTTCAATTTGGACCTACTAATAACATTACAAAAATAGAGGACCAAATTCAAGGgcgaagctaaaaattttatttgagggTCCagaattaagttataaattttgataagagttaaaatgtaatttcacaattgtattagctaatatattttaatttttaaaggattgaataaaaatattataattttaggggccaaagtgcaatttcaccatactaatttataattttatatattttaaatggtaaaaatgtatttttttcaactttttggGGCCAAGCCCCTGCCTCCCCGCTCCCGCCACCCTTGACCAAATTCTACCAAAtcaatggaaaataataaataaaactttacttCCAatatagtataaggactaaaaatgTAATTAGACCAAAACATTGAAGCAAAATTCGTTTATAAAAAGCCATGCAACGTTGATCAATCACCATAGTGCTCAAATCCAAAACAATGGCTACCATTTCCCCATCCATTACCTCTTCGTTCcttccaaaaaaatcaaaatattctataattaaaaaccctaaattcaaaaaccctaaatcaattCCCTGCAAAGCCATTAATGGTGAACAAGAACACCCTAAGCACAAGTTTGATCGAAGGGACGTTCTCATTGGCCTTGGAGGCCTTTATTATGGAGCAGCTAGCCTTAACGATGCAATGGCGGCCCCGATATCTGCCCCAGAGATGGAAAAATGTGGTCGTGCCGATGTACCCGAAGGTGTCCAGACGACCGATTGTTGCCCACCGGTGTCAAAAAGGATCTTAGATTTTAAACCGCCATTTTCAAATTCACCAGTACGAGTCCGGCCGGCGGCGCATTTAGTCGATGATGAATATATAAGGAAATATTCTAAGGCgattgagcttatgaaagctcttccACATGATGATCCACGTAGTTTCATGCAACAAGCTAATGTTCATTGTGCTTATTGTGAAGGAGCTTATGATCAAGTAGGGTTTCCAAATCTTGAACTTCAAGTTCATAATTCATggctttttttcccttttcatcgatattatttatattttttcgaGAGGATTTTAGGCCATTTGATTGATGACCCGACTTTCGGTTTGCCGTTCTGGAACTGGGATTCTCCTGCCGGTATGTGGATGCCTGATATGTTTATGGATACTAACTCATCTCTTTATGATAAGTTTCGTAACTCGAGGCATTACCCGCCAACAATGGTGGATTTGGATTATAACGGTGAGGACGAACACGAAACGAAAATGAACAAAGATCAAGTGAAAAGTAACCTAAGTATTATGTATAGGCAAATGGTTTCAAATGCTAAAACCCCTAGACTTTTCCTCGGTGGACCATTTCGAGCTGGTGATGAACCATATCAAGGTTCGGGTTCTATCGAAAATGTTCCGCATGGACCTGTTCATGTATGGTGCGGCGACGATAAACAACCCAACGGTGAAGATATGGGAACTTTTTATTCAGCTGCGAGAGACCCCATTTTTTACGCTCATCATTCGAACGTTGATCGAATGTGGAGTGTTTGGAAAACCATAGAAAATATCAATAGAAAAGATTTCGATGATCCGGATTGGCTTAATGCATCGTTTCTTTTCTACGATGAAAACGCGAATCTGGTTCGTGTTAAAGTTCGTGATTGTCTTGACCATCGAAACTTAGGTTATGTCTATCAATTTGTTGATCTTCCATGGCTGAAAGAGAAGCCAACACCACGAAAGCTAACAAAGAAGAACAAAGCCCCGCCGCCGCCTGTTTCGAGCACGGAATTCGTTTTGGATAAACCCGTGAGGGTGAACGTCGAAAGGCCGAGGAAATCGAGGAGCAAAACTGAAAAGGAAGAGAAAGAGGAGATATTGGTGATTGACATTGAGTTGAAGGGAGATTTGTTTGTCAAATTCGACGTTTACGTGAACGACGAGGATGATGCAGGTTCGAACATTGGGTCTGAAAATACCGAGTTCGCAGGGAGCTATGTTAATGTcccaaataaacataaacaagGGAAGACATTGAAGACACGTTTGAGATTAGGATTAACAGATTTGTTGGAAGATTTAGGGgcagatgatgatgatggtatTGTGGTGACTTTGGTGCCTAAATATGGAAAGGGTAACATCAAGATTAGTGGCATCAAGATTGagtttgataattaaattaattaataattatggggTTCAATTATTCTTGGTTGGTTTGGGAAAATCTGACTTTTCAACTTCCAAGATTGTtggtattatatttatttttcaactccTCATTTGTATAatgtatttgaattatataaattatttttatataattaaaatgaaacactattctttaaaataattttatacaataattttataaattttatttatttaaaattattaaaaataataataattatcgtCTTAGactttgtaattaatatataatctaattcaaacacaatattttcctttaatataaatacaatcTATTTATGAATTGAGAACATCGATATTATCTGATCAAGCGGCGAACctagtaattttatttaaggattgagataaaatcataaaaattttatgtttaaattaaattattttaagatgGGTAAATTACTTTCATTTGATCGAAggctaaaaactaaaaatgtttGGATTTTTCCCATTTAGGCAGCCCCTGATCTGATTGGTCGATAAAAGCAAGCTACAATAGAATTTTGTAAGCTACAAATACTCGTGTtgttgtatttatattatttttatgtcaatttttgttattagtccctatactatttgcgaattataaatttaatttttgtactttaatttgataatttttaatctctatacatttctaattttaaaatttcaatactgACTCTAACGGCAACAGTTAAGCCCGttaggttaaattatgctattagccccataagttgtggatttagccCTTGCTCTCcgatttgattatttttagtcCATATcctatgttttttaaaatttgaaatttcaattttgactcAAATGATAGAAGTTAAATCCACTAATTAAAACAATTGTTGCACACACGTTAGTGAAATAAACAGTAATGtaagataattatttaaatcaCAAGATCGAACctgaacaatatatatatatatatatatatatatataagatctggaaaacagaaattgaaaataaaaagtggATCGAAATTTTATACTCGTAGGTAGGTAGAAAAATCGACTGGTAATTGAGGCTTGTTTTTACAATTTCCTTAAGACAAATTTGGCCGCTCCTTTGGTGCTGGAAAAACTTTGGTTGACTGTCTCCCATGATACAACAACAAGATGAGCATGACGAAGATGaatttttaagcaaaaataaaaaggctCAGTTAAAATTACGATCTACTTGAATTTGACTTGTTGGATAACTCGAGCTACTTGAATTAGGGCATGACTTGACAATAAtcgaaacaaattttaatttattaggcAAAGGTGAATATCTAAGAGTGAGTGGGAGTGAGCAAAAATTGTTTCAAGTCAGTTTATTAGGCAAAGGtgaatatattgtttttaaatacattcataaaaataaatatatataataaatacatttttaaccaaaacccaaattcaaataaaactcaatacaatttaattgattcaaataaAACTCAATACAATTTAATTGACGTTGTTAAGTCGATTCAGTTAGGTCAAATATGATCAAAATAGATCAATtaatggtaaaagtaccatgaaagCCTTGTGCTAGGAGTTGGATTGTATTTTGTTCTATTTACTCAAAAAATTGGCAAATTAGTCAatgtatgttagatcaaagagcaaactgatcTTTTGCGTTAAataattcatccatttctactgttaaaaattggtctttaTACATTAACATGGGGTACACATAGCACGCCATGTGTAATTGTCTGGTTATTTTGTCAACCACGCCAATTTTTAACTgtagaaattgatgaaatttttattagaacaatttgctttttaatctatcctacagggactaatttaccATTTCTTAAGTAAAAAGCGGAAAATGAATATGACTCCTAGTACATAAGTCTCCATGGTATTTTAccatcaattaaattataaaattaactaattaatctctgggctagaaaagaaaaaaacacccAAACAGAGATGTTCATGGGTTGAGCCAGCCTAGGTTTGAACTAAgtttaaacatgatataaacatattttatgcTTGTTCAAGCCTGAATCGGCCTGAAATATAATCTAAAGTTTTGCCAAAATCTATCCTAATTTGTAAATAGCTAATCCAAGCTCATTTTAGATctgctcatttttttatttaaaaaataattattttaatttaatatttttatattttttttccatggattaaaattttatagatagttatcttaatattttctaatattacattataacattatatatttctataaatttaacttttatatgttataaattatatatatatatataacttaacatattatatttataaacatataaaacgAGCTAGCTAAGCTCATGCcttaaatatttgaacttaactcatatttaaaataaatttatttttttttaaactcatttttcgagcctaataCGTTTACTCAAatattctcaaattttaagATAGCCTTCACTCTTCAACGGGTAACCcggcctataaatagtttattcCCAAAACCTCACGTTTCAACAATGTCGGTTCAGGCCCATCAACCTATAAACTAATCCAACCCATTTaatttgatacataattttGCATATAAAATCCGTTATAatttcaggtttttttttttccttctaaagCCAGCTCTCTAAGGTAAtctgttttcaaaattccagcgaatttatgattctttttcattttctcccCTTTGGTTCCATGGAATTTGGAGATTAAAACTTggaatcttttttaaaaaagttgggTCTTTTTTTTGGCagggattttctttttttcttgtttgggAAATCAAATGGGAGTGA
This genomic stretch from Gossypium raimondii isolate GPD5lz chromosome 6, ASM2569854v1, whole genome shotgun sequence harbors:
- the LOC105772626 gene encoding polyphenol oxidase, chloroplastic — translated: MATISPSITSSFLPKKSKYSIIKNPKFKNPKSIPCKAINGEQEHPKHKFDRRDVLIGLGGLYYGAASLNDAMAAPISAPEMEKCGRADVPEGVQTTDCCPPVSKRILDFKPPFSNSPVRVRPAAHLVDDEYIRKYSKAIELMKALPHDDPRSFMQQANVHCAYCEGAYDQVGFPNLELQVHNSWLFFPFHRYYLYFFERILGHLIDDPTFGLPFWNWDSPAGMWMPDMFMDTNSSLYDKFRNSRHYPPTMVDLDYNGEDEHETKMNKDQVKSNLSIMYRQMVSNAKTPRLFLGGPFRAGDEPYQGSGSIENVPHGPVHVWCGDDKQPNGEDMGTFYSAARDPIFYAHHSNVDRMWSVWKTIENINRKDFDDPDWLNASFLFYDENANLVRVKVRDCLDHRNLGYVYQFVDLPWLKEKPTPRKLTKKNKAPPPPVSSTEFVLDKPVRVNVERPRKSRSKTEKEEKEEILVIDIELKGDLFVKFDVYVNDEDDAGSNIGSENTEFAGSYVNVPNKHKQGKTLKTRLRLGLTDLLEDLGADDDDGIVVTLVPKYGKGNIKISGIKIEFDN